A single Prochlorococcus marinus XMU1410 DNA region contains:
- a CDS encoding DUF2237 family protein: protein MTINNQNQLNVLGEEIEICSCAPMTGWFRDGFCNYDKNDGGNHSICCVMDDNFLKYSKSQGNDLITPMPIYSFPGLKDGDHWCICLDRWKQALLDGLAPKVILESTNIVVLESVPLEKLKEYQFNKK from the coding sequence ATGACCATAAATAATCAAAATCAGTTAAATGTCCTTGGAGAAGAAATTGAGATTTGTAGTTGCGCACCTATGACAGGGTGGTTCAGAGATGGATTTTGCAACTATGACAAAAATGATGGAGGAAATCATTCCATATGTTGTGTAATGGATGATAATTTCCTGAAATATAGTAAATCACAAGGTAATGATTTAATAACTCCCATGCCTATTTATTCCTTCCCAGGACTAAAGGATGGTGATCATTGGTGTATTTGTCTTGATAGGTGGAAGCAAGCATTATTAGACGGTCTTGCACCAAAAGTCATATTAGAATCAACGAATATTGTAGTCTTAGAATCAGTACCTCTGGAAAAATTGAAAGAATATCAATTTAATAAAAAGTAA
- a CDS encoding DUF4922 domain-containing protein encodes MSLEIYWKKALEQTRLSIDDESLYPLKTDIITRDLYEKDDFIIRKLDTSKFNKKKIYGPKQNPFCPWEKILEIDKIGDNHQLILNKYPVQKGHILLITNEWKPQNGWLDIKDWRAIQQVNKDTSGLWFFNSSPIAGASQPHRHFQLLRRSKGEISCPREKWFLEMNSYQDLDSKLKKNIIVSKFNFLENPSYLFEFYLELCNKLGLGDPMSDKKPIYPYNILITNKWIAIIKRKNDHIHGFSINGLGFAGYLLVTENSNINYLKKFGPEKLLESFV; translated from the coding sequence ATGAGTTTAGAAATATATTGGAAAAAAGCACTAGAACAAACTCGATTATCAATTGATGATGAATCATTATATCCTCTCAAAACTGATATTATTACAAGAGATTTATATGAAAAAGACGACTTCATAATTAGGAAACTCGATACTTCAAAATTTAATAAAAAAAAAATTTATGGTCCTAAGCAAAATCCATTTTGTCCTTGGGAAAAGATACTAGAAATTGATAAAATTGGTGATAATCATCAACTAATATTAAATAAGTACCCTGTACAAAAAGGTCATATTTTACTTATTACAAATGAATGGAAACCTCAAAATGGATGGTTAGATATTAAAGATTGGAGAGCGATACAACAAGTTAATAAAGATACTAGTGGATTATGGTTTTTCAATAGTTCTCCAATTGCGGGAGCAAGTCAACCTCACAGGCATTTTCAACTTCTGCGTAGATCTAAAGGTGAGATATCATGCCCTAGAGAAAAGTGGTTTTTAGAGATGAACTCATATCAAGATCTAGATAGTAAGCTTAAAAAAAATATTATTGTATCCAAATTTAATTTTTTAGAAAATCCATCATATCTTTTTGAATTTTACTTAGAATTATGCAACAAATTAGGACTTGGGGACCCTATGAGTGATAAGAAACCGATATATCCTTACAACATTTTAATAACTAATAAATGGATCGCTATTATAAAAAGAAAAAATGATCATATTCATGGTTTCAGTATTAACGGTTTAGGATTTGCAGGATATCTATTAGTAACTGAAAATTCAAATATTAATTATTTAAAGAAATTTGGTCCTGAAAAACTTTTAGAAAGTTTTGTTTGA
- a CDS encoding molecular chaperone DnaJ — translation MNIPENSNTKRISIDLPEELISRFDQLRKEWGFRARGPVIEKILKELLQEDDLLPKNQQQEIDFNENKNNENLNIDEDTALVLIKSEVKKDVNEISLNKRFTNNNQYKEKANSNISLPNFVEKKVKNLRRSINCEKLKENINDIQINTIKETELIKCRIELISHWKTLYGSVPNDHVVEASIDWFERDIWPNLDGTENLPFTWSAANKLMSELCPFWIKKNPSLEIVLLMIGVLEDPFATSDLINRIPTLMRRFVSRFKRNNRSNSFETLDSTMTVHGALKLLNLSTSAGSAHTFRKIREAYKSIALETHPDAGGSTDQMRKLNEAYQLLKNLYRN, via the coding sequence TTGAATATTCCTGAAAATTCAAATACGAAAAGAATTTCAATTGATTTACCTGAGGAACTAATTTCCAGGTTTGATCAATTACGAAAAGAGTGGGGATTTAGAGCAAGAGGACCTGTAATAGAAAAGATACTTAAAGAACTTCTTCAAGAAGATGATTTACTACCTAAGAACCAACAGCAAGAAATAGACTTTAACGAGAATAAAAATAATGAAAATTTAAATATTGATGAAGATACTGCACTGGTATTAATTAAATCAGAAGTAAAAAAAGATGTTAATGAGATATCTTTGAATAAAAGATTTACAAATAACAATCAATATAAAGAAAAAGCCAACTCAAACATAAGCCTTCCGAATTTTGTTGAAAAAAAAGTAAAGAATCTAAGAAGAAGTATTAATTGTGAAAAATTAAAGGAGAATATTAATGATATTCAAATTAATACAATTAAAGAAACTGAATTAATAAAATGTCGAATTGAGTTAATTAGTCATTGGAAAACCTTATATGGATCAGTTCCTAATGATCATGTAGTAGAAGCTTCGATTGATTGGTTTGAAAGGGATATATGGCCAAATCTTGATGGGACTGAAAATCTACCCTTTACGTGGAGTGCTGCCAATAAATTAATGTCAGAATTATGCCCATTTTGGATAAAGAAAAATCCATCCCTTGAAATTGTTTTATTAATGATTGGTGTTTTAGAAGACCCTTTTGCTACATCAGATCTGATAAATAGAATACCAACACTTATGAGAAGATTTGTAAGTAGATTTAAGCGAAATAATAGATCTAATTCATTTGAAACTTTGGACTCAACAATGACTGTACATGGAGCACTTAAATTATTGAATTTATCAACATCCGCAGGATCTGCTCATACGTTCCGTAAAATTAGGGAGGCCTATAAATCAATAGCCTTAGAGACGCATCCAGATGCAGGAGGATCAACAGATCAAATGAGAAAATTAAATGAAGCGTATCAATTGCTAAAAAATCTATATAGAAATTAG